One Danio aesculapii chromosome 13, fDanAes4.1, whole genome shotgun sequence DNA window includes the following coding sequences:
- the LOC130239405 gene encoding cytochrome c oxidase assembly protein COX15 homolog, with the protein MMLLRLVMCRCQAGKNLQQIQRTPLRQWLLQRGQNTVSSSAASVGSVSIRSAASDRLIGRWLLGCSGLVLGAVVLGGVTRLTESGLSMVDWHLVKEMKPPQTQAEWEEEFAKYQQFPEFKIMNHDMTLTEFKFIFYMEWGHRMWGRLVGLAYILPAAYFWRRGYFSRSMKTRVLGLCGFVVFQGLLGWYMVKSGLEEKPESYDVPRVSQYRLAAHLGSALLLYAASLWTGLILLLPANRMPDSRRLLNLRRFAKTTGGLVFLTALSGAFVAGLDAGLVYNSFPKMGERWIPDDLLAFSPALKNVFENPTTVQFDHRILGIGSLTAITGLYLFSRRMILPRRAKMAISCLTAMAYTQVVLGISTLLLYVPTPLAATHQSGSVALLTFAIWVLAELRKVPK; encoded by the exons ATGATGCTGCTCAGGCTCGTCATGTGTCGCTGTCAGGCGGGGAAAAACTTACAGCAGATACag CGGACTCCTCTGCGGCAGTGGCTGTTGCAGCGAGGACAGAATACTGTGAGCTCCAGTGCAGCATCCGTGGGGTCAGTCTCCATCCGCAGCGCCGCCTCAGACCGGCTGATCGGCCGCTGGCTGCTGGGCTGCAGTGGGCTGGTGCTGGGGGCCGTGGTGCTGGGCGGAGTCACCAG ACTGACCGAGTCTGGGCTCTCCATGGTGGACTGGCATCTGGTGAAGGAGATGAAGCCGCCGCAAACACAAGCCGAGTGGGAAGAAGAGTTCGCAAAGTACCAGCAGTTCCCAGAGTTCAAAAT CATGAATCATGACATGACCCTGACAGAGTTTAAGTTCATCTTCTACATGGAGTGGGGTCACCGCATGTGGGGTCGTCTGGTGGGATTAGCTTACATTCTGCCTGCTGCGTATTTCTGGAGGAGAGGATACTTCAGCCGCTCCATGAAGACTCGTGTTTTGGGCCTGTGTGGCTTTGTCGTCTtccag GGTCTTCTGGGATGGTACATGGTGAAGAGCGGTCTGGAGGAGAAGCCAGAGTCCTATGATGTTCCCCGGGTCAGTCAGTACAGGCTGGCAGCTCATCTGGGCTCTGCTCTGCTGCTGTACGCCGCCAGCCTCTGGACGGGACTCATACTGCTGCTTCCCGCCAACAGG ATGCCGGACAGCAGACGACTGCTCAATCTCAGGAGGTTTGCCAAGACGACTGGAGGTCTGGTGTTCCTCACTGCTCTCTCAG GGGCTTTTGTTGCTGGTCTGGACGCAGGCTTGGTTTATAACTCTTTCCCGAAGATGGGCGAGCGCTGGATCCCGGATGACCTCTTAGCTTTTTCTCCAGCGCTCAAGAACGTCTTTGAAAACCCCACAACAGTGCAGTTTGACCACCGCATTCTG ggcATCGGCTCTCTGACCGCCATCACCGGACTCTACCTGTTCTCCAGACGAATGATCCTCCCCAGAAGAGCCAAAATGGCCATCAGCTGCCTCACCGCCATGGCTTACACACAG GTGGTGTTGGGCATCAGTACTCTTCTCCTGTATGTTCCCACTCCGCTGGCAGCAACTCATCAGTCCGGCTCTGTGGCTCTGCTCACCTTTGCCATCTGGGTCCTGGCAGAGCTCAGAAAGGTGCCCAAATAG